In one Winogradskyella sp. MH6 genomic region, the following are encoded:
- the paaC gene encoding 1,2-phenylacetyl-CoA epoxidase subunit PaaC, protein MKKNPLSWTFTMKNKNLYNYILGIADNSLILGQRLGELCGHGPSLETDIACTNMSLDLLGQVRSYYQYAAKIAGDGRTEDDIAMLRKEREYFNVLLVEQPNTDFGYTMARQFLFDVYHFLMLTELEKSTDLNLSAIAKKSIKEVSYHKRFSSDWIKRLGDGTEESHSRIQTAINDLWTYTDELFHQTEADKAMIAEGVGVDVTKLKDAYYEEVNAVLEEATLSVPESKYFQKGGKQGIHTEHMGYLLAELQYMQRTYPNMEW, encoded by the coding sequence ATTAAAAAAAATCCACTTTCGTGGACGTTCACTATGAAAAACAAAAACCTATATAACTACATCCTTGGCATCGCAGATAATAGCCTCATTCTGGGGCAGCGATTAGGAGAACTTTGCGGTCACGGACCAAGTTTAGAAACGGATATCGCTTGCACCAATATGTCACTAGATTTATTAGGGCAAGTGCGTAGTTATTATCAATATGCGGCGAAGATTGCAGGTGATGGTAGAACAGAAGATGATATTGCAATGCTTCGTAAAGAACGCGAATATTTCAATGTTTTATTGGTAGAACAGCCAAATACTGATTTTGGGTACACAATGGCAAGACAATTCTTATTCGATGTGTATCATTTTTTAATGCTGACCGAATTAGAAAAAAGTACCGATTTAAACTTATCTGCAATTGCAAAAAAATCCATCAAAGAAGTGAGTTACCACAAACGTTTCTCATCTGATTGGATTAAGCGATTAGGAGATGGTACCGAAGAAAGTCATAGCCGTATTCAAACCGCAATAAATGATTTATGGACCTATACAGATGAATTATTCCATCAAACCGAAGCTGATAAAGCTATGATTGCTGAAGGTGTTGGAGTAGATGTTACTAAATTGAAAGACGCTTATTACGAAGAGGTAAATGCAGTTTTAGAAGAAGCAACGTTAAGCGTTCCAGAAAGTAAATATTTTCAAAAAGGTGGAAAGCAAGGCATTCATACTGAACACATGGGTTACTTGCTAGCAGAATTACAATACATGCAACGTACCTATCCAAATATGGAATGGTAA
- the paaA gene encoding 1,2-phenylacetyl-CoA epoxidase subunit PaaA — translation MSEEQIKNLEVEFEARIARDEKIEPKDWMPEKYRQTHIRQISQHAHSEIVGMLPEGNWITRAPSLRRKVALLAKVQDEAGHGLYLYSACETLGISRDELYEQLHSGKAKYSSIFNYPTVTWADMGAIGWLVDGAAIINQVPLCNTSFGPYARAMVRVCKEESFHQRQGYEIMLKLCEGTPEQKELAQDALNRWWWPSLMMFGPTDAESTHTEQSMKWKLKRKTNDELRQQFIDQTVPQAEILGLTIPDPDLKWNEERQSYDFGEINWDEFWQVVKGHGPMNKERMKARVGAWERGEWVRDAAMAHAEKQQERKNKQVV, via the coding sequence TATCGCCAAACGCATATTAGGCAAATCAGTCAGCATGCGCATTCCGAAATCGTTGGGATGTTGCCAGAGGGTAACTGGATTACTCGTGCGCCTTCATTGCGTCGCAAAGTAGCCTTATTGGCTAAAGTACAAGACGAGGCTGGTCACGGATTATATTTATACAGTGCCTGTGAAACATTAGGGATCTCTCGCGACGAATTATACGAACAATTACATTCTGGTAAAGCAAAATATTCTTCTATTTTCAATTACCCAACAGTAACTTGGGCAGATATGGGAGCTATTGGTTGGTTGGTAGATGGTGCAGCTATTATCAATCAAGTACCGCTTTGTAACACCTCTTTTGGACCTTATGCTAGAGCAATGGTGCGTGTGTGTAAAGAAGAAAGTTTTCATCAGCGTCAAGGCTATGAAATCATGTTGAAGTTATGTGAAGGTACGCCAGAACAAAAGGAACTTGCTCAAGATGCGCTTAACCGTTGGTGGTGGCCAAGTTTAATGATGTTTGGTCCAACAGATGCAGAATCTACACATACAGAACAAAGCATGAAGTGGAAGCTAAAACGTAAAACTAATGACGAGTTACGTCAACAGTTTATAGACCAAACGGTGCCACAAGCTGAAATTTTAGGATTAACAATTCCAGATCCAGATTTAAAATGGAATGAGGAGCGTCAAAGCTATGACTTCGGTGAAATTAATTGGGATGAGTTTTGGCAAGTTGTCAAAGGTCACGGTCCAATGAACAAAGAACGAATGAAAGCTAGAGTAGGAGCATGGGAACGTGGAGAATGGGTTCGTGATGCAGCGATGGCTCATGCAGAAAAACAACAAGAAAGAAAAAACAAACAAGTAGTATAA
- the paaB gene encoding 1,2-phenylacetyl-CoA epoxidase subunit PaaB has protein sequence MSNKKNWPLWEVFVRSKNGLEHRHFGSLHAADAEMALENARDVYTRRNEGVSIWVVESKHITASNPEHNGELFEPAQDKVYRHPTFYDLPDEVKHM, from the coding sequence ATGTCTAATAAAAAAAACTGGCCACTTTGGGAGGTCTTCGTAAGAAGTAAAAACGGATTAGAACACCGTCATTTTGGAAGCCTTCACGCAGCAGATGCAGAAATGGCTTTAGAAAATGCAAGAGACGTTTACACAAGACGAAACGAAGGCGTAAGCATTTGGGTTGTAGAAAGTAAACATATTACAGCATCTAACCCAGAGCATAATGGCGAATTATTTGAGCCTGCACAAGATAAAGTATACCGTCACCCAACATTTTATGATTTACCAGACGAGGTAAAGCATATGTAA